The following coding sequences lie in one Gemmatimonadota bacterium genomic window:
- a CDS encoding alpha/beta hydrolase → MRHLPGPAGTLVIEEHGQGPLPVLLVHGMAGEAGFWSSTIRALGPTHRLIVPELRGHGRSAQPVDGDYSIEGCAGDLAAVIDGLELERVVLVGHSYGASVAMATAAQMPGRVAGMVLLDPAGDFSYVPPEALAGFLAGLDHEAHYTDTVEGAFDVALEGASAETERRVRAAILAAPRPMIRTMYHSLLRFKPLAALDGYSGSLLLVTAPANAASFALHELRPQAPRKAIAAVSHWMMLDHPKAVAQVLHEFLRDSYGVSQ, encoded by the coding sequence ATGCGCCACCTCCCCGGCCCCGCCGGCACCCTGGTCATCGAGGAACATGGCCAAGGTCCACTCCCGGTTCTCCTCGTCCATGGCATGGCGGGGGAGGCCGGGTTTTGGTCATCCACCATCCGGGCGCTTGGGCCCACGCATCGGCTGATCGTGCCGGAGCTGCGCGGGCATGGTCGGTCGGCCCAACCGGTCGACGGCGACTACTCGATCGAGGGATGCGCCGGCGATCTGGCGGCGGTGATCGACGGGCTGGAACTGGAGCGGGTGGTCCTGGTCGGGCACTCCTATGGGGCGAGTGTAGCGATGGCCACAGCGGCGCAGATGCCGGGGCGGGTCGCCGGAATGGTCTTGCTCGATCCGGCGGGCGACTTCTCCTACGTGCCACCCGAGGCGCTGGCCGGCTTTCTGGCCGGACTCGACCACGAGGCCCACTACACCGATACGGTGGAGGGGGCCTTCGACGTGGCGCTCGAGGGGGCGTCAGCGGAAACGGAGCGGCGGGTGCGTGCGGCGATCCTGGCCGCGCCACGACCGATGATCCGGACGATGTACCATTCACTACTACGCTTCAAACCACTGGCCGCGCTCGATGGGTATTCTGGGTCACTACTACTAGTCACCGCCCCCGCCAACGCGGCGTCGTTCGCGCTGCACGAGCTGCGACCCCAGGCGCCAAGGAAGGCGATCGCGGCGGTGTCGCATTGGATGATGCTGGACCACCCGAAGGCGGTGGCACAGGTGCTCCACGAATTCCTGCGGGACAGCTATGGTGTTTCACAGTGA
- a CDS encoding TolC family protein — translation MIAQRPDILRAQLEVNAAEAKAGAARAARLPRFLLTGQYGTQGAEPNQMFKSSSEIYTVQGGISIPLFTGGRVTNERAAALARSEQATIRFQKTVLTAQREVSDALVGVRTSRDQVLAQEVQARALRRAQELAEKRYDAGIASYLEVLDAQRGLFNAELALSAAEREYLVSAVTLYKALGGSWK, via the coding sequence TTGATTGCGCAGCGGCCGGACATTCTGCGGGCGCAGCTCGAGGTCAACGCTGCCGAGGCGAAGGCGGGCGCGGCGCGGGCAGCACGGCTGCCACGATTCCTGCTCACGGGCCAGTACGGCACCCAGGGCGCGGAGCCGAACCAGATGTTCAAGAGCTCGAGCGAGATCTACACCGTTCAGGGCGGCATCTCGATTCCCCTCTTCACCGGCGGGCGGGTCACCAACGAGCGTGCCGCGGCCTTGGCGCGGAGTGAGCAGGCGACGATCCGCTTCCAGAAGACGGTGCTCACCGCCCAACGCGAAGTGAGCGATGCCCTGGTCGGCGTACGGACGTCACGGGATCAGGTCCTCGCGCAGGAAGTGCAGGCGCGGGCGCTGCGTCGGGCGCAGGAACTGGCCGAGAAGCGGTACGACGCCGGGATCGCCTCGTACCTCGAGGTGCTCGATGCGCAGCGCGGATTGTTCAATGCGGAACTGGCCCTGAGCGCCGCGGAGCGGGAATACCTGGTGAGTGCGGTGACGTTGTACAAGGCGCTGGGGGGGAGCTGGAAGTAG
- a CDS encoding histidine phosphatase family protein, with amino-acid sequence MLSLLFSLFLAAPTDTLRPTTIIVVRHAEKSAEPANDPALSPAGVARAAALDSALADAKVTAIIVTPYRRNAETAAPVAKRFGLTPFVMPIAPQLGIKGHALAVAAKARELGGTVLVIGHSNTVGAVVEALGGPKVGDLPESEYTQIWTVVVGEDGVRVVRSRFGGKGIEG; translated from the coding sequence ATGCTCTCCCTCCTCTTCTCCCTGTTCCTCGCCGCCCCCACCGACACTCTCCGTCCGACGACCATCATCGTCGTGCGTCATGCGGAGAAGTCGGCGGAGCCGGCCAATGATCCTGCCCTCAGCCCCGCCGGCGTGGCGCGTGCGGCCGCGCTCGACAGCGCGCTGGCCGACGCCAAGGTGACGGCGATCATCGTGACGCCCTACCGGCGAAACGCCGAGACGGCCGCGCCGGTGGCGAAGCGCTTCGGCTTGACCCCCTTCGTCATGCCGATCGCCCCGCAGCTCGGCATCAAGGGCCACGCCCTCGCGGTGGCCGCCAAGGCGCGCGAGCTCGGCGGCACCGTCCTGGTGATCGGCCACAGCAATACGGTCGGCGCCGTGGTCGAAGCGCTCGGCGGCCCCAAGGTGGGCGACCTGCCGGAGAGCGAGTACACGCAGATCTGGACGGTGGTGGTTGGGGAGGATGGGGTGAGGGTGGTGAGGAGTCGGTTTGGGGGTAAGGGGATCGAGGGATGA
- a CDS encoding gluconate 2-dehydrogenase subunit 3 family protein, producing MLRRDLLRLLGGVSALAAIPAEDLFALGESAHAGLRADGAGLGFFDAHQMQTVASAADRIIPTTETPGAREADCHRFAEKIIADHYDTTRQKRFLTGLVDLDTRSSTLAQKLFVDLTPEQQDTVLAAVEKDTLASAAPAASFWRDLKYLTIYGYYTSRIGIQDELEVNFYPGRFDGCAPLEAK from the coding sequence ATGCTCCGTCGCGACCTTCTCCGCCTCCTCGGCGGAGTCTCTGCGCTCGCCGCGATCCCGGCCGAGGACCTCTTTGCGCTCGGTGAATCGGCCCACGCCGGCCTCCGGGCCGATGGTGCCGGTCTTGGCTTCTTCGACGCCCATCAGATGCAGACGGTGGCCTCGGCGGCGGACCGGATCATCCCGACCACCGAGACGCCGGGTGCGCGCGAGGCCGACTGTCATCGCTTCGCCGAGAAGATCATCGCCGATCATTACGACACGACACGGCAGAAGCGCTTCCTGACCGGGCTGGTCGACCTCGACACCCGAAGCAGCACCCTCGCGCAGAAGCTCTTCGTCGATCTGACGCCCGAGCAACAGGACACGGTGCTGGCCGCGGTGGAGAAGGACACCCTCGCCTCGGCGGCGCCGGCCGCCTCCTTCTGGCGCGACCTCAAGTACCTCACCATCTACGGCTACTACACCTCGCGCATCGGGATCCAGGACGAGCTCGAGGTGAATTTCTATCCGGGCCGCTTCGACGGCTGCGCGCCGCTCGAGGCGAAGTGA